One genomic window of Trichomycterus rosablanca isolate fTriRos1 chromosome 1, fTriRos1.hap1, whole genome shotgun sequence includes the following:
- the LOC134318922 gene encoding CMP-N-acetylneuraminate-beta-galactosamide-alpha-2,3-sialyltransferase 1-like, with translation MKVQLQAFLAAVLMVCLMAYIHIGLEIRFDINFNLTSTRPCGCNRCIVELNEDLWFTEHFNSSVPIMLNSRNYNLSNSTRTWWMRLQRHRSNKNYDVVKDTLFSLFPDKEYYNDSSHDRCRTCAVVGNSANLNSSMYGPLIDAHDFVLRMNQGPTKGFEHDVGTRTTHRAMYPVSAMDMDNSTHMVMLPFKVVDLQWLKSIFTTKHIKRTHIKVKSTIEANKDKVMIMNPAFMQYVHQQWLQGKGRCPSTGFFMLIFSLHICDQVNVFGFGADKKGRWLHYFDNRHRPGLNTGNHKGSFEHNILLDLHRKNKITMYKGW, from the exons ATGAAAGTCCAACTTCAAGCATTTTTGGCAGCTGTGCTCATGGTCTGCCTGATGGCGTACATCCACATCGGGTTAGAAATCCGTTTCGACATCAATTTCAATCTCACCTCGACGAGACCATGCGGGTGTAACCGGTGCATCGTGGAGCTGAATGAGGACCTGTGGTTTACTGAGCATTTTAACAGCTCTGTGCCCATAATGCTGAACAGCAGGAACTACAACCTCAGTAATTCAACACGGACGTGGTGGATG AGGCTACAACGACACAGGAGCAACAAAAACTACGACGTAGTTAAAGATACCCTGTTCTCCCTGTTCCCTGATAAGGAATACTACAACGACTCCAGTCATGACCGCTGCAGAACCTGCGCTGTGGTGGGAAACTCGGCCAACCTTAACAGCTCTATGTACGGTCCTCTGATAGATGCACATGACTTCGTTTTAAG GATGAATCAGGGTCCCACTAAAGGCTTTGAGCATGACGTGGGGACACGCACTACGCACCGAGCCATGTACCCTGTGAGTGCTATGGACATGGATAACTCCACCCATATGGTCATGCTGCCCTTTAAggttgtagacctgcaatggcTCAAAAGCATCTTCACGACCAAGCACATTAAACG caCACATATAAAAGTAAAATCAACAATAGAAGCAAATAAAGACAAG gTGATGATCATGAACCCTGCGTTCATGCAATACGTCCATCAACAATGGTTGCAGGGAAAGGGTAGATGTCCATCTACCGGCTTCTTCATGCTCATATTCTCTCTACACATCTGTGATCAG GTGAACGTTTTTGGATTCGGGGCTGACAAAAAAGGAAGATGGCTCCATTACTTTGACAACAGACATCGTCCAGGTCTTAACACCGGAAACCACAAAGGCAGCTTCGAACACAACATCCTGCTGGATCTTCACAGGAAAAATAAGATTACAATGTATAAAGGATGGTAA